The Vigna unguiculata cultivar IT97K-499-35 chromosome 6, ASM411807v1, whole genome shotgun sequence genome contains a region encoding:
- the LOC114188170 gene encoding peptide methionine sulfoxide reductase B5-like, translating to MATPTPINKTEEEWRVILSPEQFRILRQKGTELKGTGEYDKFYEEGVYNCVGCGTPLYKSSTKFDSGCGWPSFYEGFPGAINRSPDPDGRRTEITCAACGGHLGHVTKGEGYKTPTDERHCVNSVSVKFVPGNATASI from the exons ATGGCAACACCAACCCCCATTAATAAAACAGAAGAGGAATGGAGGGTGATTCTCTCCCCCGAGCAGTTTCGAATCCTTCGCCAGAAAGGAACTGA ATTGAAGGGTACGGGAGAATATGACAAATTTTATGAAGAAGGAGTTTACAACTGTGTTGGCTGTGGAACACCTCTTTACAAGTCTTCAACCAAGTTTGATTCTGGTTGTGGCTGGCCTTCTTTCTACGAGGGTTTTCCTGGAGCCATCAACCGATCT CCTGACCCAGATGGGAGGAGGACAGAGATAACTTGTGCAGCCTGTGGTGGGCACTTGGGTCATGTTACCAAGGGAGAGGGATACAAGACCCCAACTGATGAACGCCACTGTGTGAATAGTGTTTCTGTCAAATTTGTTCCTGGGAATGCCACTGCTTCAATATGA
- the LOC114188172 gene encoding cytochrome c oxidase assembly factor 4 homolog, mitochondrial, producing the protein MAAPARFIKPKRGEFPPEEFEILRQKVKMEQLPENLSETKRLAPSPPPPGGIHHQRDVDDDDENVNQLDECSSLYRLMQDCVVRSNRNWKVCQPEVHALRECFEKRKNMQGK; encoded by the exons ATGGCAGCACCAGCTCGATTTATAAAACCGAAGAGAGGGGAATTTCCCCCCGAGGAGTTTGAGATCCTTCGCCAGAAAG TTAAAATGGAGCAATTGCCGGAGAACCTGAGCGAGACAAAAAGATTGGCACCATCGCCTCCGCCGCCGGGAGGCATTCACCACCAGAGGGATGTGGACGACGATGACGAGAACGTAAATCAGCTCGATGAATGTTCTTCTCTCTATCGCTTGATGCAG gaTTGCGTTGTTCGATCAAACAGGAATTGGAAAGTATGTCAACCAG AAGTACATGCTTTGAGGGAATGctttgaaaagagaaaaaacatgCAAGGAAAGTAG